The proteins below come from a single Chryseobacterium capnotolerans genomic window:
- a CDS encoding YdeI/OmpD-associated family protein, translating into MQLYGKRKIKSIWSKINKEKVQKLIDEGLMQPAGLESIDIAKENGSWTSLDSVEELLIPNDLEHAFTAHAGSKDYFLSLSKTVKKMMLHWVTFAKRPETRKKRINELVEHAAKKQRPERFR; encoded by the coding sequence ATGCAATTGTATGGCAAACGTAAAATCAAAAGCATCTGGTCTAAAATCAATAAAGAAAAAGTTCAGAAACTTATAGATGAAGGATTGATGCAGCCCGCCGGACTTGAAAGTATTGATATTGCCAAAGAAAACGGCTCATGGACCAGCCTGGACAGTGTGGAAGAACTTCTCATCCCCAATGATCTGGAACACGCTTTTACAGCCCATGCAGGTTCAAAAGACTATTTTTTATCTCTCAGCAAAACAGTAAAAAAAATGATGCTGCACTGGGTAACATTTGCTAAACGGCCGGAAACCCGTAAAAAACGCATTAATGAGCTGGTGGAACATGCGGCAAAAAAGCAAAGACCGGAGCGATTTCGATGA
- a CDS encoding YdeI/OmpD-associated family protein, whose translation MEIDLEKKTITINTRQEWREWLMQNHRSVQNIWLICNTKKSGLPTVSWGELVDEALCFGWIDSTRKLWIPTHLCNCMANVKSKASGLKSIKKKFRNL comes from the coding sequence ATGGAAATAGATTTAGAAAAAAAGACCATTACAATAAATACAAGACAGGAATGGCGTGAATGGCTGATGCAAAACCATCGTTCAGTTCAAAATATATGGCTGATCTGCAATACTAAAAAATCAGGCCTTCCTACCGTCAGCTGGGGTGAGCTTGTGGATGAGGCGCTTTGTTTCGGCTGGATTGACAGCACAAGAAAACTGTGGATTCCAACTCATTTATGCAATTGTATGGCAAACGTAAAATCAAAAGCATCTGGTCTAAAATCAATAAAGAAAAAGTTCAGAAACTTATAG
- the pgl gene encoding 6-phosphogluconolactonase — protein MNITIFNTLDTLYQKAADTFVELSEQSIQKHGKFVAAVSGGSSPKAIFSLLATSQYADKIDWSKVYIFWVDERWVSLDDEKSNFKMTLETLLDKVPVNKDQIFPMYKDGIEPEDYAKEYEAQIRTVLGEEGVFDFILLGMGDDGHTASLFPGEAILDEKEKWVAAYYLKPQEMFRITLTEPIINKADNILIVTFGASKKHALNEVLNGEYNPKLYPLQLIEKKASVQIFTDEEAGT, from the coding sequence ATGAATATCACAATCTTTAATACACTAGATACTTTATATCAAAAAGCGGCAGATACATTTGTGGAGCTTTCAGAACAATCTATTCAAAAACATGGGAAGTTTGTAGCAGCCGTGAGCGGCGGCTCTTCTCCCAAAGCCATTTTCAGCTTATTGGCCACTTCGCAATATGCAGATAAAATAGATTGGAGCAAAGTCTATATTTTCTGGGTAGATGAAAGATGGGTTTCGCTGGATGATGAAAAGAGTAATTTCAAGATGACCCTGGAAACACTTTTAGATAAAGTACCAGTGAATAAAGATCAGATTTTCCCAATGTATAAAGATGGAATCGAACCTGAAGATTATGCTAAAGAATATGAAGCACAAATCAGAACCGTTTTAGGTGAAGAAGGTGTTTTTGATTTCATCCTTTTAGGAATGGGTGATGATGGTCATACAGCATCTTTATTTCCGGGAGAAGCGATTCTGGATGAAAAAGAAAAATGGGTGGCTGCTTATTATCTGAAACCTCAGGAAATGTTCAGAATTACTTTGACAGAGCCTATCATCAATAAAGCTGACAATATTTTGATTGTTACATTCGGTGCTTCTAAAAAGCATGCTCTGAATGAAGTTTTAAACGGAGAATATAATCCGAAACTGTACCCGCTTCAGTTAATTGAAAAGAAAGCCAGCGTTCAGATTTTTACTGACGAAGAAGCAGGCACTTAA
- the zwf gene encoding glucose-6-phosphate dehydrogenase, which produces MSDNTILHPTTIVIFGATGDLAKRKLFPAFYNLYIDGRMPKGFNILALGRAENTDEKFRAYIKENLESFSRKTVTQEDWAGFQAHISYFQHQLDEEDSYQKLYHKLENFDKVYGVRGNRLFYLSIAPNFVSVISNHIKNTSIASDPSKDRIIIEKPFGHNKESAIELNTLLSQTFQEEQIYRIDHYLGKETVQNILAFRFGNSIFEPLWNHRHIESVQITVAEEVGVETRASFYEQTGALRDMIQNHLLQILCMVAMEPPVSLESGEIRDRKVDVLKSIRRISSDKVDHYAVRGQYGKGKVNGVKVNGYRQEEGIAADSNTETFVAIKFYLDNHRWENVPFYVRTGKRMKEKHSYITIQFKPLPHSTFSESSSPLSANRLIINIQPQMDIRLQFMSKKPGLSLELKPVEMIFDNFACQTDTPEAYETLLLEALAGDLTLFMRSDQVEEAWDVVKTIQETWETTKDPSFPNYDAGSWGPDDSNTLVERQGHEWV; this is translated from the coding sequence ATGAGCGACAATACAATCCTGCATCCAACCACAATTGTTATTTTTGGTGCAACAGGAGATTTGGCAAAAAGAAAGCTTTTTCCTGCATTTTACAATTTATATATTGATGGCAGAATGCCCAAAGGCTTTAATATTTTAGCGTTGGGAAGAGCTGAAAATACGGATGAAAAATTCAGAGCTTATATTAAAGAAAACCTGGAAAGCTTTTCAAGAAAAACGGTAACCCAAGAAGATTGGGCAGGTTTTCAGGCGCACATCAGCTACTTTCAGCATCAGCTGGATGAAGAAGATTCTTATCAAAAACTTTATCATAAATTAGAAAATTTCGACAAAGTATACGGAGTGAGAGGGAATAGATTATTTTACCTTTCCATTGCACCGAACTTTGTATCCGTCATTTCAAATCATATTAAGAATACTTCTATCGCTTCCGATCCTTCAAAAGATCGAATTATTATAGAAAAACCTTTTGGTCACAATAAAGAGTCTGCCATAGAACTTAATACTCTTCTTTCACAAACCTTCCAGGAAGAACAGATTTACCGTATCGACCACTATCTGGGAAAAGAAACGGTTCAGAATATTTTAGCATTCAGATTCGGAAATTCAATTTTTGAACCTTTATGGAATCACAGGCATATAGAGTCGGTTCAGATTACCGTTGCAGAAGAAGTAGGGGTAGAAACAAGAGCCAGCTTTTATGAGCAGACAGGGGCTTTGCGCGATATGATTCAGAACCACCTTCTCCAAATCCTCTGTATGGTAGCCATGGAACCACCAGTTTCATTGGAGTCTGGAGAGATCAGGGATCGTAAAGTGGATGTTTTAAAATCAATCCGCAGAATTTCATCAGATAAAGTAGATCATTATGCGGTTCGGGGTCAGTATGGAAAAGGAAAAGTAAACGGAGTCAAAGTAAACGGCTACCGCCAGGAAGAAGGAATTGCCGCTGATTCCAATACAGAAACATTCGTTGCTATTAAGTTTTATCTGGATAACCATCGATGGGAAAACGTTCCTTTCTATGTACGTACCGGAAAGAGAATGAAAGAGAAACATTCTTATATCACCATTCAGTTTAAACCTCTTCCTCATTCTACATTTTCAGAAAGCTCATCCCCTTTGTCCGCTAACCGACTGATTATTAACATTCAGCCACAAATGGATATAAGGTTACAGTTTATGTCTAAAAAACCGGGACTTTCATTAGAATTGAAGCCGGTAGAAATGATTTTTGATAATTTTGCCTGTCAGACAGACACTCCTGAAGCTTACGAAACCCTTCTTTTAGAGGCACTTGCAGGTGATCTCACCTTGTTTATGCGTTCTGATCAGGTAGAAGAAGCCTGGGATGTTGTAAAAACGATTCAGGAAACGTGGGAAACCACCAAAGATCCTTCCTTCCCTAATTACGATGCAGGAAGCTGGGGACCTGACGACAGCAATACTTTGGTGGAAAGACAAGGACATGAGTGGGTTTAG
- the gndA gene encoding NADP-dependent phosphogluconate dehydrogenase gives MEKYNYGVIGLGVMGRNLLYNIADNGFSTAGFDLDEEKVKELHQGATPGTSVKGTASLEEFISVLESPRKIILMVPAGKPVDAVLESITPLLSPKDIVVDAGNSYFKDTERRIADLASQNLHFMGMGVSGGEQGARRGPSIMPGGDLEAFNLLKPMLELIAAKVNGEACTAYMGKSSAGNYVKMVHNGIEYAIMQLISEAYDLLRKGANLNNNQLYEVFKTWNEGEMNSFLIEITRDIFQQKDDLTDGFLVDQILDKAGAKGTGKWTSEQAMEIGVSIPTIDVAVTSRIISAYKEERVKASQLYPKEEITTPENIELFIKEVGDALYLATLISYAQGLALLVKASEEYQFEIPLKDVVKIWRGGCIIRSVLLEKFYSAYSKDQNLSNILLDQGISEIVKEKISSLRKIASFAASNGIPSIGIQSALGYFEAYTTESLPINLLQAQRDYFGAHTYQRTDREGVFHTSWQNLNK, from the coding sequence ATGGAAAAGTACAATTACGGGGTCATCGGTCTCGGAGTCATGGGAAGAAATCTGCTTTATAATATTGCCGATAACGGTTTTTCTACAGCAGGATTCGATTTGGATGAGGAAAAAGTAAAAGAACTTCATCAGGGAGCAACTCCAGGAACTTCAGTGAAGGGAACAGCTTCTCTGGAAGAGTTTATCTCCGTTTTGGAGAGTCCGAGAAAAATTATTTTAATGGTTCCCGCGGGAAAACCTGTAGATGCTGTTCTGGAAAGCATTACACCACTTCTCAGCCCGAAAGACATTGTAGTTGATGCGGGGAATTCTTATTTCAAAGATACTGAAAGACGCATTGCTGATTTAGCATCCCAAAACCTGCATTTTATGGGGATGGGCGTTTCAGGAGGCGAGCAAGGTGCAAGAAGAGGACCCAGCATTATGCCTGGTGGTGATCTGGAAGCTTTTAACCTGCTAAAACCTATGTTGGAATTAATTGCAGCAAAAGTTAACGGTGAAGCCTGTACCGCTTACATGGGTAAAAGTTCTGCAGGAAACTATGTAAAGATGGTTCACAATGGGATCGAATATGCCATCATGCAGTTGATCAGCGAGGCTTACGATTTGTTGAGAAAAGGAGCCAATCTGAACAATAATCAGCTTTATGAAGTGTTCAAAACATGGAATGAGGGTGAAATGAATTCTTTCCTTATTGAAATCACAAGAGATATTTTCCAGCAAAAAGATGATCTAACAGATGGTTTTCTTGTGGATCAAATTTTAGACAAAGCCGGTGCAAAAGGAACAGGGAAATGGACTTCTGAGCAGGCTATGGAAATTGGTGTTTCTATTCCAACCATTGATGTTGCGGTAACTTCCAGAATTATATCAGCTTATAAAGAAGAGAGAGTGAAAGCTTCTCAATTATATCCAAAAGAAGAAATAACCACTCCGGAAAATATAGAATTGTTTATCAAAGAAGTGGGTGATGCGCTTTATTTAGCAACTTTAATCAGTTATGCCCAAGGGTTGGCATTATTGGTAAAAGCCTCTGAAGAATATCAATTTGAAATTCCTTTAAAAGATGTTGTTAAAATATGGAGAGGTGGATGTATCATCCGTTCCGTTTTATTAGAAAAATTCTATTCTGCATATTCTAAAGATCAGAATTTATCTAATATTCTATTAGACCAGGGAATTTCAGAAATCGTAAAAGAAAAAATTTCTTCATTAAGAAAAATAGCTTCTTTTGCTGCATCAAACGGAATTCCAAGCATAGGAATACAATCCGCTTTAGGGTATTTCGAAGCCTATACCACAGAATCATTACCTATAAACCTACTTCAGGCTCAGCGTGATTATTTTGGAGCACACACTTACCAAAGAACAGACAGAGAAGGAGTCTTTCACACTTCATGGCAAAACCTAAATAAATAA
- a CDS encoding helix-turn-helix domain-containing protein has protein sequence MTIKIYRPEDPMLKKYIECYYILEQTSEESPAAYFTFPSIYTIVTISENTKTLATKNKITTRYCSSEPIETNLVSNFNEPVLVSYEGRINEVTTYFKPLGINSFIPNNLKDYSEGSFPDFSPYEDYKETMAAILSIKDPSEKIRAIELYWLSKFRPFENALLTEVLTEMLDTSKTDQSMTQLSYTTGRSRTTINKHFDQHICKTPSEFKKIIRFRAAIQSQIDDKNRIGLSYTVDYFDQSHMIRDFKKLTGFTPKVFFSKASTLEKGLIKWMFI, from the coding sequence ATGACCATAAAAATCTATAGACCTGAAGACCCCATGCTAAAAAAATATATTGAATGCTATTATATCCTAGAACAAACTTCAGAAGAATCCCCAGCTGCTTATTTTACTTTTCCGAGCATCTATACCATTGTCACCATTAGCGAAAACACAAAAACTCTGGCCACCAAAAACAAAATAACGACCAGATACTGCTCATCCGAACCCATTGAAACCAACCTGGTAAGTAATTTTAATGAGCCGGTACTGGTCAGCTATGAAGGCAGAATCAATGAAGTTACGACTTATTTCAAGCCGTTGGGAATCAATTCATTTATACCGAATAATTTAAAAGACTACTCGGAAGGAAGCTTTCCTGATTTTAGTCCATATGAGGATTACAAAGAAACCATGGCAGCCATTCTTTCCATAAAAGATCCGTCTGAAAAGATCCGTGCGATAGAATTGTACTGGCTTTCAAAATTTCGTCCGTTTGAGAATGCCTTGTTAACAGAGGTCTTGACCGAAATGCTGGATACAAGTAAAACAGATCAATCTATGACCCAGTTATCTTATACAACAGGCCGGTCACGAACAACAATAAATAAGCATTTTGATCAGCATATTTGTAAAACGCCCTCCGAATTCAAAAAGATTATCAGATTCAGAGCTGCCATTCAAAGCCAGATTGACGATAAAAATAGAATAGGATTGTCTTATACTGTGGATTATTTTGACCAGTCACACATGATAAGAGATTTTAAAAAGCTAACAGGTTTTACCCCAAAAGTGTTTTTTTCGAAAGCATCGACCCTTGAGAAAGGTCTCATAAAATGGATGTTTATTTAG
- a CDS encoding serine hydrolase domain-containing protein yields MKLVLIILLFPTLIFGQKNVAANLAKYMQAQVEVNHFSGAVLVTKDGRVLLKKAYGWADYEWNIKNTIDTKFQLASVTKQFTAAAILLLVEKGKLSLDDKLSKFFPDYPKADSVTVHMLLSHTSGLAMGFKEIALSSMDKESAYAEIKKIPYEFSPGTKSGYSNIGYYLLAKIIEKVSGEKYAVFLKKNIFEKAGMKNTGVSNNESVVEKKAKAYCHTENGLIHNPYINWEINVGHDGVYSTVEDLALWDNALYGTSVLSDQMKKRMFKPYGTENWGYGFIINPFYNHGHQLIAHDGGFFGTMTSFNRFTDDKLFVTVLSNNESFSHIISYGLAAIALGKEVELPYKHLRVEIDPGLYDQYVGQYDTIDILKMDGKLYFNNIEMELIPESKTKFFRADNHDRTIEFIPDSTGLYKSIILTKGGVKEVVKRSK; encoded by the coding sequence ATGAAGCTAGTTCTAATCATCCTGTTATTCCCAACTCTCATTTTCGGGCAAAAAAATGTGGCCGCTAATCTCGCAAAATATATGCAGGCTCAGGTTGAAGTTAATCATTTTAGTGGAGCTGTCCTTGTGACAAAAGACGGTAGGGTGTTGCTAAAAAAAGCATATGGTTGGGCAGATTACGAATGGAATATTAAAAACACCATAGATACTAAATTTCAGCTGGCCTCAGTAACCAAACAATTTACCGCTGCAGCTATCCTTCTATTGGTTGAAAAAGGCAAACTGTCCCTTGATGATAAACTGAGTAAATTTTTTCCAGATTACCCTAAGGCTGATAGTGTTACAGTTCATATGCTATTATCGCATACTTCAGGGCTGGCTATGGGTTTTAAAGAAATAGCCTTAAGTTCGATGGATAAAGAGTCTGCCTATGCTGAAATAAAGAAAATACCTTATGAATTCTCTCCCGGAACGAAAAGCGGATACAGTAATATTGGCTATTATTTATTGGCTAAAATCATTGAAAAAGTATCAGGGGAGAAGTATGCCGTTTTCTTAAAGAAGAATATATTTGAAAAAGCCGGAATGAAGAATACGGGCGTCAGTAATAATGAGTCGGTAGTTGAAAAAAAAGCAAAGGCTTACTGCCATACAGAAAACGGGCTTATTCATAATCCCTATATCAATTGGGAGATTAATGTTGGCCATGATGGCGTTTATTCTACTGTTGAAGATCTGGCTTTATGGGATAACGCTTTATATGGAACAAGTGTTCTTTCTGATCAGATGAAAAAACGAATGTTTAAGCCTTATGGCACTGAAAACTGGGGATATGGCTTTATCATCAATCCGTTTTATAATCACGGACATCAGTTGATTGCCCATGACGGAGGCTTTTTTGGTACCATGACTTCTTTTAACCGATTTACGGATGATAAGCTTTTTGTGACTGTACTTTCTAATAACGAATCATTTTCTCATATTATAAGTTATGGACTTGCTGCTATTGCATTGGGAAAAGAGGTAGAACTTCCTTACAAACACCTCCGAGTTGAAATAGACCCAGGTTTATACGATCAATATGTCGGGCAATATGATACAATTGACATATTGAAAATGGATGGTAAACTTTATTTCAACAATATAGAAATGGAACTCATTCCAGAGTCTAAAACCAAATTTTTCAGAGCGGATAATCATGACAGGACCATAGAATTTATCCCGGACAGCACGGGGCTTTACAAGTCGATAATTTTGACAAAAGGCGGGGTGAAAGAAGTTGTAAAAAGAAGTAAATAG
- a CDS encoding ABC transporter ATP-binding protein produces MLKTINLHKKYNDFTALQSLNLEVGKGEIYALLGQNGAGKSTTINILLGLIKATSGDAFINNISVTDHPQKIKKELAYIPETVLLYPNLTGMENLDFFSKIAGFNYTRAELSAFLKHTGLQEAAHHKTLGGYSKGMRQKVGIAIALAKDAKVLLLDEPTSGLDPIATAEFTEIIRQLGQEGRTILMATHDIFNAVSVASNIGIMKQGQLVQNLQSKAFTAEELQELYLKTI; encoded by the coding sequence ATGTTAAAAACCATTAATCTACACAAAAAATATAATGATTTCACAGCGCTTCAATCCCTTAATTTAGAGGTTGGGAAAGGAGAAATTTATGCGTTATTAGGTCAAAACGGAGCAGGCAAAAGTACGACAATCAATATTCTTTTGGGACTCATCAAAGCTACATCCGGAGATGCTTTTATCAATAATATATCGGTGACAGATCATCCGCAGAAAATAAAAAAAGAACTGGCTTATATTCCGGAGACCGTACTTTTATATCCTAACCTTACCGGCATGGAAAATCTGGATTTCTTTTCCAAAATAGCAGGATTCAATTACACCAGAGCCGAACTGTCCGCATTTCTGAAACATACCGGATTGCAGGAAGCGGCCCATCATAAAACTTTGGGTGGCTATTCTAAGGGAATGCGCCAAAAGGTAGGAATAGCAATTGCCCTGGCCAAAGATGCCAAAGTACTTTTACTGGACGAGCCTACGAGTGGCCTGGACCCTATTGCCACAGCAGAGTTTACGGAAATTATCCGTCAGCTGGGACAGGAAGGGAGAACCATACTCATGGCTACCCATGATATTTTTAATGCGGTAAGTGTGGCCTCAAATATCGGAATTATGAAACAGGGACAGCTGGTGCAGAATCTCCAGTCCAAAGCATTTACAGCAGAAGAACTTCAGGAACTTTACCTTAAAACTATATAA
- a CDS encoding DUF3526 domain-containing protein — MNHYLYKQFYRNKAYLIALVFLLAAGLMAIYTGKKFLDRNEDIIAKSGNFQKESIARNVKFHKDDLGLILYYIKFNLVNETPKLAALNMGMRDLNPSIQGVTIRNLEEQRYNSDFYNPANAAVGNFDFSFVLIFLFPLVIIAFCYNLISEEEEKGTWKLLSVQSGHLGRFLNAKIIIRGIAVSLIYLLLIIIATLWIRIPLDKFYILFILSGWLYILFWFVLCRWIILFRKSSAQNALILLIVWVAMNFIIPMGCNLLIQKSYPVQESLKAVMEQREGYHNKWDEPKKPTMEKFYKVYPQYRKFTVEENDTFTWTWYYAMQHMGDAEASQSAFLYREKMDKRNRAAIFLGYLLPNIHTQLTESQLAQTGMDNHLQYSAALQKFHERKRLFFYPLIFSGQNAESVNWGTQTVDHFTKTEKLNMLTLFLPYLIIIALLILLSQNKYRKLC; from the coding sequence ATGAATCATTATTTATATAAACAATTTTACCGCAACAAGGCCTATCTTATCGCCCTGGTATTTTTACTGGCAGCAGGCCTCATGGCTATCTATACCGGAAAAAAATTCCTGGATAGAAATGAAGACATTATTGCAAAAAGCGGCAATTTTCAGAAAGAAAGCATTGCACGCAATGTAAAATTTCATAAGGATGATCTGGGTCTGATCTTATATTACATTAAATTCAACCTTGTCAATGAAACGCCAAAGCTTGCAGCTCTGAATATGGGTATGCGTGATCTGAATCCATCGATACAGGGCGTTACCATAAGAAATCTGGAAGAACAGCGTTACAATTCGGATTTTTATAATCCTGCCAATGCTGCTGTCGGGAATTTCGATTTTAGCTTTGTCCTGATTTTTCTTTTCCCATTGGTCATTATTGCCTTCTGTTATAACCTCATCTCTGAAGAAGAGGAAAAAGGAACCTGGAAACTTCTTTCTGTACAAAGCGGGCATCTGGGAAGATTTCTAAATGCCAAAATAATCATACGAGGTATTGCGGTAAGCCTGATCTACCTTCTGCTGATCATCATTGCCACACTTTGGATCCGGATTCCTCTGGATAAGTTCTATATACTTTTTATCCTCTCGGGGTGGCTGTATATTCTCTTTTGGTTTGTATTATGCCGCTGGATCATCCTGTTCAGAAAATCATCTGCTCAGAATGCTCTCATCCTTCTTATTGTGTGGGTTGCTATGAATTTCATTATTCCGATGGGTTGTAATCTGCTGATCCAAAAGTCTTATCCTGTTCAGGAGTCTCTTAAGGCAGTCATGGAACAGCGTGAAGGTTACCATAACAAATGGGATGAGCCCAAGAAGCCTACCATGGAAAAGTTTTACAAAGTATATCCTCAGTACAGAAAGTTTACCGTAGAAGAGAATGACACCTTCACCTGGACCTGGTATTACGCCATGCAGCATATGGGAGATGCAGAAGCATCACAATCTGCATTCCTTTACAGAGAAAAAATGGACAAGCGTAACCGTGCCGCAATTTTCCTGGGCTATCTTCTTCCCAACATCCATACCCAGCTAACCGAGAGCCAGCTGGCTCAGACCGGGATGGATAATCACCTGCAATACAGTGCGGCACTTCAAAAGTTTCATGAACGAAAACGGTTGTTTTTTTATCCGCTCATTTTCTCAGGTCAGAATGCAGAATCTGTTAACTGGGGCACCCAAACTGTAGACCATTTCACAAAAACTGAAAAACTGAATATGCTGACGCTTTTCTTACCTTATTTGATCATCATCGCTTTACTAATTCTTCTTTCACAAAATAAATACCGAAAACTATGTTAA
- a CDS encoding ABC transporter permease, which yields MPISNLRRIVRKTRQDLLKGKQNLLITVIVLLFCMMSIGVRFMQYTDNVSQIKEYRSEVREHWEDRPDKHPHRMAHYGYLVFRTAHPLSLFDNGLDDYLGNVIFLEAHKQNTANLSEAGSSGALVRFGAFNSAFILQSIVPLIILFLGFGLIVQERENTTLKILSIQGASNRAILWGKILGLWQFSLFFLLPVLPVVLFTAAFSETILLNDIVLRILSLLPAYMIYYFFISTLAVVISSVSRTSATALVSLIGCWLFLVIFLPKGIQFAAQNLYSTPSRIAFETQLEKDILKAGDSHNPDDPHFKKIKDSLLLHYGVSNTNELPFNYSGFVMKEGEKISSQIYISHQKRLQEQYHQQQKFSELFGFIDPSLAIRHFSMAATGTDFFSYIQFQKQAEEYRYKMAQRLNDLQIQYISNIKPEKGGPPAVIDGKNWKEFPDFEYKYTSLTESMKNQWISAAALLFWLAACVLIIEISSRNLKLI from the coding sequence ATGCCTATTTCAAACTTACGACGTATCGTCAGAAAAACCCGGCAGGATTTGCTCAAAGGAAAACAAAATCTGCTTATCACTGTTATTGTGCTCTTATTCTGTATGATGAGCATCGGGGTCAGATTCATGCAATATACAGATAACGTTTCCCAGATCAAAGAATACCGCAGCGAGGTGCGGGAACATTGGGAAGACCGGCCAGACAAGCATCCGCACAGGATGGCTCATTACGGATACCTGGTGTTCCGGACCGCCCATCCTTTAAGTCTTTTTGATAACGGACTGGATGATTATCTGGGAAATGTTATTTTTCTGGAGGCCCACAAACAGAATACCGCTAACCTTTCCGAGGCAGGAAGTTCCGGAGCTTTAGTTCGTTTCGGAGCCTTCAACAGTGCATTTATTCTTCAGAGCATCGTACCGCTGATCATCCTGTTTCTGGGTTTCGGACTCATTGTTCAGGAGCGTGAGAACACCACATTGAAAATACTAAGCATTCAGGGAGCGTCTAACAGGGCTATTCTTTGGGGCAAAATCCTTGGATTGTGGCAGTTTTCATTATTCTTTCTGCTGCCTGTATTACCTGTGGTCTTGTTTACTGCCGCATTTTCGGAAACGATTCTCCTTAACGATATTGTACTGAGAATACTTTCTCTCCTGCCCGCTTACATGATTTATTATTTTTTCATCAGCACGTTGGCCGTGGTAATATCATCAGTAAGCAGGACTTCTGCAACAGCTTTGGTAAGCCTGATCGGATGCTGGCTCTTTCTGGTCATTTTTCTTCCGAAAGGGATCCAGTTTGCTGCACAGAACCTGTACTCTACCCCATCCCGTATTGCTTTTGAAACCCAGCTGGAAAAAGACATTCTGAAAGCAGGAGACAGCCATAATCCGGATGACCCTCATTTTAAGAAGATTAAAGATTCTCTCCTTCTTCACTACGGAGTAAGCAATACCAATGAACTGCCCTTCAACTACAGTGGATTTGTGATGAAAGAGGGAGAGAAGATCAGTTCTCAGATTTACATTTCGCACCAGAAAAGGTTACAGGAACAGTATCACCAGCAGCAGAAATTCTCAGAGCTATTCGGGTTTATAGATCCTTCTCTGGCCATCAGACATTTTTCTATGGCAGCAACGGGAACAGATTTTTTCTCTTACATCCAGTTTCAAAAACAGGCCGAAGAATACCGCTACAAGATGGCACAGCGACTGAATGATCTGCAAATACAGTATATCAGCAATATAAAACCGGAAAAAGGAGGTCCTCCGGCTGTGATCGACGGAAAAAATTGGAAAGAATTCCCTGATTTCGAGTATAAGTATACTTCTCTTACCGAAAGTATGAAGAATCAGTGGATATCTGCCGCAGCCCTTTTGTTCTGGCTTGCAGCCTGTGTATTAATCATCGAAATAAGCAGTAGAAACCTAAAACTTATCTAA